Within the Flavobacterium sp. N502536 genome, the region CGTTCTGCTCAAAAATGTCGTCAATAGAGATTATCGCATCCAGAAACTCATAAGCCGGAATTCCCAGCAATTGGTGCATCCCGTTTGGCTGAAAAACAACAATCACTAAATTGATTTCACTATCCGAATAAATGTCTTTAAATCCGGTAAGCTGTCCGTATAAAAAAGAATCAGGTAAGTGGTTGTGTACTCCGCAATCATTAAAATCAGAACTGAGTTTGCCTTTTAAGGAAAATACAATGCCCGTATTACCATCAGAAAACAAGCGAAGTTTTTGTACAGCCATTTCATTATGATCTAAAAAAAGATAATGTTTAATGTAAGGCGATAATTCTTCTGATGGTGAAATCTGCATGGTTTAAAGAATTGATGGAACGCAATCTGTTACGGTCAATTTTAGAAGATCATTTTTGATGGATAACGAAATAACTTTTGATAAAATTAAGGATATTTTTTCAATTATGGTTTTTTGGTTTCCTTGTTGGGGCTGCTTTTTATAGTATTATTTAGTCTGTGGAAGAGCTCAGAATATTAATTCTGTAAAGCCACTCTTATCTTGGGTAAAATACGTTCTGCATATAAAGTATAAGCTTTGGCTGAAGGATGTAAGCCATCTCCGGCTACGAGCTCAGGATTTGTCAGACCTTTACGTGAAATATCAGTTATCGAAACAAAAACAATAGCATTCTGTTTGCAGTAGTTTTCGGCAAAGCTATTGTATTGATCGATTTCGCTTGAAATTCGCTCACCTTGTCCACCCATCTGTACTTCTCCAAAACGAGTATAGGCATAATCGGGTATTGAGATGACAATTACCTTTTTTTTATCTCCTTTTGCCAGAACAACTGCTTTGTTTACGAGTTCTGGAAATTCTTTCTCATAGATCGAAAAACTTTTCCCCTGATACTGATTGTTCACTCCAATAAGAAGGGTAACGATATCGTAAACAGGATCGGGATTTTGGGTATTTATTGCCGAAATTAAATTAGTAGTGGTCCATCCGGTGGTTGCAATAACTTTTAACGAGAAGCTGGCTTGCGGATAAATTGCCGTTAAACTTGATTTTAACTGTTCAGGAAATCCACAGGTTTCGCAAACACTTTGTCCGACGGTGTAGCTGTCTCCAAGAGCCAAATATTTTATAGAACCGGTAAGTGGGGTAACTGGAGCGACAGGAGTTTCTGAAGTCGTTTCGTCAGCACTACAGCTCAAGAGGAATATAGAAAGGGTAACAATAACTATTTGTTTGAAATGCAGTTTCATAATTTAGATAAATTAAATTTCGGCCCATTTTAAACAAATAGTTACGTTAAATAGCTTGATTTGGTTTTTAGACCATCTCTGTTTTCATCAGAATTTCTTCTTCAATAGCGTTCCAGAGTCCGATACGTTTTTCTAATGCCAGAATCGAAATTTCTTCCACTTCTTTCCATTTTTGAGCATCATCTTCACATAAATCAGTTATCATCTGCATGGCCATTGGTCCGTGTTCGTCGGCAT harbors:
- a CDS encoding SGNH/GDSL hydrolase family protein, whose translation is MKLHFKQIVIVTLSIFLLSCSADETTSETPVAPVTPLTGSIKYLALGDSYTVGQSVCETCGFPEQLKSSLTAIYPQASFSLKVIATTGWTTTNLISAINTQNPDPVYDIVTLLIGVNNQYQGKSFSIYEKEFPELVNKAVVLAKGDKKKVIVISIPDYAYTRFGEVQMGGQGERISSEIDQYNSFAENYCKQNAIVFVSITDISRKGLTNPELVAGDGLHPSAKAYTLYAERILPKIRVALQN